In the genome of Methanobrevibacter gottschalkii DSM 11977, the window TTTCAAATATTATTGATGACAAGAACATGATGAATGAATGTGGTGATAAACTTTTTGAATTAAGTGGAGATAATTTATCTTTATTGATGGTTTCTTTTGCACTAAAATTATTTTCTGGGATGTATCGTGACAGTTTTAATATTATTCTGAATATAAATTGTATGGATTCAAAAATGGGGTTAATATTAAAGAAAATTATTTATAATCAGATGCTTTGTGATTTAAATATTCAAATTGTGATGGAAAGCAATGCTGAATTAACAATTGATGAGTTTATATTATTGTTATTTGATTATAGATATTATGGAGTTGAATCTGGTGAAGTTAAAAATGTTAGGTACATGATAGTGAAACAAGATTGATGTACGGATTTGTACTACAATGTATAATAGTAATCTTTATATAAATAATTGTGCTAATCTAATAATGTAAATATTATAATATTTATTTATATTTTTATTTTGAGGTAATTATTTATGAACGTAATGATTTTAGCAATCGTATTTATAATCTACATATTTTCACTTGTTTTTGTAGGTTATTATGCATACAAAAAAACTAATTCCTCTGAAGACTTTATGATTGCTGGTAAAGATACTCACCCATTCATCATGGCAATGAGTTATGGGGCTACATTTATTTCGACAGCGGCTATTGTTGGTTTTGGAGGTGTTGCTAGTGAATATGGTATGAGTGTTTTATGGTTAGCATTCTTGAACATTATCATTGGGGTATTTATCGCATTCGTATTTTTAGGAAAACGAACTCGTAGGATGGGCCATGCATTAAATTCATTAACTTTTCCCGAATTTTTAGGTAAACGTTTTAACAGTAACTTCATCCATTATTTCTCAGGATTAGTTATTTTCTGTGCAATGCCGCTTTATGCAGCAGTAGTATTAATTGGAGCTGCAAGATTCTTAGAGTCTTCACTATTAATTGATTTCAGCATTGCTTTGCTTATATTGTCAATTATTATTACATTCTATGTATTGTTCGGTGGTATTCGTGGTGTAATGTATACTGATGCTTTACAAGGAAGTATTATGGTTGTGGCTATGGTATTTTTGCTTGTATTTGTTTATTGGTTACTTGGAGGAATCGATATTGCAAACACTGCATTAACAAATATGGTCAATTTATATCCTGCCAATGCAATTGCAACAGGAGGTACTGGATGGACGGCATTTCCAGAATTTGGAACTCCATTTTGGTGGTCACTTGTATCTTCAACACTTATTGGTGTAGGTATTGGAGTACTTGCCCAACCTTCATTAATTGTAAGATTCATGACAGTTAAATCAGATAAAGAATTAAACAGATCTGTTTTAATTGGAGGTATTTTCATTGCAATCATGCCAACTACTGCATATATTGTAGGATCTCTTTCAAATGTGTATTTCTATGATAAGTTAGGTAAAATTGCAGTAGATGTTGTTGGAGGAAACATTGATAAGGTTATTCCAACATTTATTACAATGGCATTGCCTGAATGGTTTGTATACATTTTCTTATTGTCATTAATTGCAGCTGCTATGTCAACAATATCTTCTCAATTGCACACTCAAGGTACTGCATTTGGTGTAGATATCTATGGTACATTAAGAAACAAATCCAAACAAAAATTAGATCAAGTAAGTATTTCCAGAGTAGGTATTCTTATTGCTATTATTTCAGCATTAGTAATGGCATTTTCACTTCCGGGAAGTGTAGTTGCACTCGGAACAAGTTTATTCTTTGAAATCTGTGCAGCGGCATTTTTACCTGTATTTTTGGGAGCACTTTACTGGAAAGGAATCACAAGGCTCGGAGCCATTTCAGGAATTATATCTGGAACTTTAGTCAGTTTGTTCTGGTTAATGTTTGTATTCAAAAAGACTGCACTTGGACTTGGAATTTGTAAATTTGTCTTTGGTGTTGAAACATTGCTGCCTGTTGCACCATGGCCATTTATTGATGTAATGTTGATAGCTGTTCCAATTTCAGCAATATTCACAATCGTAGTAAGTTTACTTACAAAACCTTTGGAACAAGAGGTAATTGACAAGGCATTTGAAAACATAGATGAAAAAGGAAGTGATGCATAATGATGATTTTGGGAATTGAAGACCCAATGATTTGGGGAGTATATGTCGGAATTATCTTATCTACACTTTTATGTGTTGTTTATGGTATTGTAAACTGGAATAATGGAGATTAAACTCTCTATTTATTTTTTCTTTTTTTAATAAACTTTTTATATTTAATTTTAAATATTAGAATTCATGAAAGAATTATTTAGTAATTTTGGAAGAATTCAAAAAAATGATCCTGAATTTCATGAAATATTTGAAAAATTTGCTTATGGTGAAGTATTTGAATATTCTAATTTATCTGAAAAAGAATCTATTTTAGTGACATTAGCATCATTACTTGCATGCCAATCACCTAAAGCATTTAAAAAGATTTTACTGGCGGCTCTTGACATGGACTTAACTGCCGAGGAGATTAAAGAATTACTTTATCAATCAGTTCCATATGTGGGATTTGCACGTGCACACAACTTTTTTGGGATTGTTATTAAGGTGTTCAATAAAAAAGGCATAGAATTACCTTTGCCTAATAGATCAAATACTAATCCGGAAAATAGGCACAAAAAAGGTCGTGAACTTCAGGATAAGTACTTTGGTGCTGAAATAATTCAAATGATGAATGATAACACTCCAGCCGATCAACAGCATTTCAATAGATTTTTAGAAGGATTCTGTTTTGGTGATTTTTACACAAGGGACGGTTTAAATGATCAAGAAAGAGAATTAATCACTTTTGTATTTTTGGCATCCTTAGGAGGATGTGAAAGCCAACTAATGGGTCATATTCAAGGTAATTTGAATGCCGGTAATGATAAAGAAAAATTAATTTCGGCATTAACTGTTGTCATGCCCTATATTGGGTTTCCAAGAACCCTTAATGCATTAAGTATTGTTAATGAAAGTTGTGAATAAAAGAGAATATTAATGTTTTTTAACATTAATATTTAAATTCATAGGTCTCTTCAACATTCATCATGTTCCTTATTTCTGCGGTTGCATCATTAAGGTAGAAAACACCCATTTCCCATCCATTAGCTTCATACATTTCAGCTATTTCAGGCATAAGTTCGAATGCTTTTTCAACAATTGCATCATTTTTGGTTAAATCTGCTACTCCGTAGTATCTTAAAAAGTGTTCTCCATCCCATGCAGCTATTTCTACATTTTGATTTGATTCTATCTGTTTATAAACTTCTTTAAAAGTTCCTACACCAAAGTAAATTTTGCCATCAATTAATAAATGGAATCCTAAGGGCCTTACTTTTGGTTTTTCTCCATATACTGTTGCAAGATAAAATACTTCTGCTTTTGATAAAATTTCATCAACTTTCTCGATATTTGACATTTTTACACTTCTATTTGATATATTCATGTGTTTTATATTTAAACATTAGAGAAAGACTATTTGGTTTTTTTATCTCTTTATTAATTAAAATAATAACGTAATTTTTTATCTAATTTTATTTAAAAATGACTATTCAATGATTAATATTTTATTGAATGATTAATATTTACTTAAATAATAATTTTAAATCAAATATCTAATTATTTTATTTTTAAAATTTTTTAGAAAATTTATTAAATAACTTAGTGAAAATATATTACTATCGAATATTTTTTGATGGGGGATTTATAATAGAAAAAAAGATAAAATTAATCATTTTAATGTTAATTATTTTGATAGTGTTGGGTGTTGCCACTCACTTATTTTTGACTCCTTCTAGTGTGGAAACAGAAGGCTCTAAAAATATAACTGACATGTTAAATAGAACTGTTGAAGTTCCAAATGGGGTTAATAATGTTATAGCTACTTCTCCGCCAATGACTACTGTATTATATATGCTTTCACCTGAAAAGTTAAAAGCAGTTAACTTCCAATGGACTGAAGATGAATTGAAATATGTGCCATCTGAATATGCCAATTTACCAGTTGTTGGTGGTTGGTATGGTACACAAGATGGGAGCTATGAAGAATTTATTGCTGCTGAACCCGATATTGTGATTGAATCTATTGATGAAGGGGGGGATGGTGATGCATTCACTGTTCAGGAACGTCAAGATAAATTTGGCAAAATTCCAGTTCTTGCCGTTAAAGACACTACAAATGTTGAAAAAATAGGAGATTCCATTTCATTCATGGGTGAAGTTATAGGTACGGAAGACAAAGCTAATCAACTTAATGAGTTTAATACTAAATATTTGGATATTGTACATGATAAATCATCTAAATTAGTGGATAGTAATAAAAAAACAGTTTATTATGCAGCGAGTAGTGATGGTTTACAAACTTACCCGTCAGGTGCTTCTCATGGTCAATTGATTGATTTGATTGGGGGGAAAAATGTTGCTGATTCATTAAATCAAGGTAATACTACTTCAGGTGTACAAGTATCCATTGAACAGGTAATTAAGTTGGATCCGGATGTTATAATAACTAATGATATGCATTTCTATAATAAAGTGTATAATGATTCAAGTTGGGCTCATTTGAAAGCTGTTAAAAATAAAAAGGTTTATGTATCTCCACAATCTCCATTTAAATGGTTTGATAAACCTGTTGGTGCTAATATGATTATTGGTGTTCCATGGACTGCTAAAGTAATCTATCCTGAAGATTATAAAGATATTAATATGGTGGATGTAACTAAAGAGTTCTATAGTAATTTCTATCATTTTGATTTAAATGATAATCAGGCAAAAGAGATTTTACTTGATTCAGGACTTAAAGAATCAAATTTATAGGGTAATATTATGGATAATGATTCAAAGGATGTTATTAGTATCATACTTTTAATTTTTCTCCCTATTATTTTATTTTTCACCTCATTTTTATTGGGCAGATATCCTATTAGTCCAATAGATGTGATAAATACTATATTGTGCCCAATATTCCCACAATTGGAAGTTTCACCAACTATAACTACTATTGTCTTTGAAATTAGACTTCCAAGGATTATTGCAGCTATTGTAGTTGGGGCTGCACTTGCGATGGCAGGAGCTGCATTTCAGAGTATTTTTAAAAATCCTCTTGTCTCTCCGGATTTACTTGGTGTGTCTAATGGTGCAGGTTTTGGGGCGGCATTGGCAATTTTAATAAGTGGTGCAGGTGTTGTAACTCAAATATTTGCATTTGCTTTTGGAATTATTTCTGTTTCAGTCACTTATTTAATTTCAAGAGCATATAAAGCTGGTGGAATTTTAATATTGGTATTATCTGGAGTTGCAATCTCTGCATTTTTCAGTGCATTAATTTCAGCTATTAAATTTATAGCCGATCCAGATGATAAATTGCCCGAGATTGTTTACTGGTTAATGGGAAGTTTGGCTTCTATTACGATGGATCAATTAATAATGATTATTATTCCAATAATTGTTGGTATGATTATTCTTTTAACTCTTAGATGGCATATGAATTTACTTGCTATGGGTGATGAAGAAGCTCAATCTTTGGGTTTAAATCCAACAAGAGTAAGGCTATTGATTATTGCAGGTTGTACTTTATTAACTTCTGCAGCAGTTTCTGTAAGTGGAATAATTGGTTGGATTGGTCTTGTTATTCCACATATGGCTCGTATGATAGTTGGTCCTGATAATAAGATATTAATCCCCGCTTCATTAAGCTTTGGCGCAAGTTTCCTGTTATTGATTGATAATATTTCAAGAGCCATAATTTCAATTGAAATTCCGATTGGTATATTGACAGCTATTATAGGTGTTCCTATTTTTTTATACTTACTTAAAAGGGGGTATTCTGAATGGGCATAACTAATAATTTTTATGAGGTTAAAAATATTTCATTTTCGTATGATGGCAATGAAATATTCTCAGATATTAGTTTTTCAATTGAAAAAGGAGATGTATTGTGTATTTTAGGGCCGAACGGTACTGGAAAAACAACGTTAATAAAATGTCTTAATGGATTACATGAAATCGGTTCTGGTGAAATTTTAATTAAAGGGAAAAATATTAAAAAATTATCATTTAAAGAAATATCTAGAAATATTGGTTACATCCCTCAAAATCACGCACCTTCATTTCCATTTAAAGTAATTGATGTTGTGCTTATGGGAAGAGCACCATATTTAAATTTAATTGATGCTCCTAGAAAAAAAGACATGGGAATTGCATTAAATTCTTTAAAGACTTTGGGTATTGACAATCTCAAAGATAAAGAATACACTAACTTAAGTGGTGGTGAGATGCAATTAGTATTCTTGGCAAGAATATTATGTCAACAACCTGATATTTTGATATTGGATGAACCAACTTCTCATTTGGATTTTGGAAATCAAATTAAACTTTTGGAAATTATTGATAATTTGGCGGCATCCGGACTTTCAATTATCATGTCTTCTCATTTTCCTGATCATGCTTTTTTAAGTTCAAATAAAGTTGCTATTATGAAAGATGGTTGTTTTATAGATTTTGGAAGTCCTAATGATGTTGTAACTGAAGAAAATTTAAAAAAAGCATATTCAATTGATGTAAAGTTAATTGAATTGGAAAATAAAAGAAAAGTTTGTGTTCCTTTAAAAACAAACTTTGAATTAAGTTTATAAGGTGATTATATGAATGAACAAGATTATGATGAACAATTAGCAAAAGCAGCGAAGTTTCACGGTCATATATGTGGTGGAATTGCAATAGGAACTAAATTGGCAATGTATGGGCTTGAATTGCTTGGAATGGAGTTCAATCAAAAACATAAAAATTTAATTGTATTTTTAGAAATTGACAGGTGTATGTCTGATGCAGTTCAGTCTGTTACTGGTTGTTCTATGGGTAAAAGAACTCTTAAACAAATGTATTATGGTAAATTTGCAGCTACTTTTTATAATCAGGATACTGGTGAAGCTTTAAGGATTACTGATGCAGATGCTAATAAAAAATTCAAAGATGAAGAAACAAAAGAAGAAATGATTGATCGTTTTAGAAGAACTCTCCCTGAAGAGCTATTTAAAGTGAATAAAGTAAAAATCGAATTAAATCCTGGAGATATGCCTGGCAAACCTTATACAACAACATTTTGTTCTGTATGTGGTGAAAAAGTATCTGATGGTCGTCATATACTTAGGGGCGGTAAACCTATTTGCAGGTCTTGTGCTGAAGGATCATATTATGAATTAATTGAAGATTAATTTATAACATTATTCTATTTTATTCTTTAAAATTTTTATTTTTTATTTTAACTACTTATATTTTTTATATTATACTTTAAAATTAATTTTAAATTTATTTTAATTATTTTAACATCAATTATATGTTTAATTAATTTTTTAATAATTTCTTTCGATATGTTTATATATTCATGTTGGTTAAATATTAAATTATAATAATGGATCTATGGGTGGAATATTTGATTTAATTATCAATGAAAATATTGATATTTTTAAATGTTCCTATTTACCAATGGTTTTTATTATGTAATTAATGGATTAGGGAGGTGAAATATGAGGAAATGTTTCGTGATTATATTGGTTCTATGCTTGTTATTTTCATTAAACATTTGCTTTGCTCAGGATATATCTAATTCAACAGATTTTACTTTTCAAAATAGTAATTTTGATTATTTGGAAAAAACTGATAGTGTTAATTTGATTAGTACTTCAGATAAAATTAGCACACATATTGATGTGGTAAGTAATACTACATTTGATGGTACTGTGGACTATTTTAAAATTAAATTGTCTGATGAAAATAACAAATCAGTTCCAAATGCTAAAGTGATATTTACAGTTAATGGGGTTAGTTATGATAAAAATACTGATTCACAGGGTATCTCTTCACTTCAAATTAATTTGGCTGATGGTTCATATAAAGTCATTTCTAAATTCGTTGGAGACTCTAATTATAAATCTTCATCAAAATCAACAACAATTACTATTGATAATACTCGCATTGTAGAAGATGGATTAAACAATGCTGAAATTCAAAATATAATTGATGATGCTAAAGAAGGTAATGTGATATTATTTAAAGGAAATAGTTATTCAAATATCAATTTAGTGATTAATAAACGTCTTACACTAATTTCTACTGTTAATACAGTATTAAAATCAAGTTCATCATCTCCAACAATTACAATTAAAGGAAAAGAAGCTTCTTATTCAATTGTTAAAGGATTTAAAATTCAAGGAAATGGTGATGGTGTTGTAGTGGATGGATCGAATTACGTAAGAATTTTAAATAATGACATTACTGCTGATGGAGTAGGAATCACGGCATTTAATGTTAAATATATCAATATTACTGGTAATAATATTGTTAAAAATGGTAAATGTGGAAT includes:
- a CDS encoding ABC transporter ATP-binding protein — encoded protein: MGITNNFYEVKNISFSYDGNEIFSDISFSIEKGDVLCILGPNGTGKTTLIKCLNGLHEIGSGEILIKGKNIKKLSFKEISRNIGYIPQNHAPSFPFKVIDVVLMGRAPYLNLIDAPRKKDMGIALNSLKTLGIDNLKDKEYTNLSGGEMQLVFLARILCQQPDILILDEPTSHLDFGNQIKLLEIIDNLAASGLSIIMSSHFPDHAFLSSNKVAIMKDGCFIDFGSPNDVVTEENLKKAYSIDVKLIELENKRKVCVPLKTNFELSL
- a CDS encoding FecCD family ABC transporter permease, which gives rise to MDNDSKDVISIILLIFLPIILFFTSFLLGRYPISPIDVINTILCPIFPQLEVSPTITTIVFEIRLPRIIAAIVVGAALAMAGAAFQSIFKNPLVSPDLLGVSNGAGFGAALAILISGAGVVTQIFAFAFGIISVSVTYLISRAYKAGGILILVLSGVAISAFFSALISAIKFIADPDDKLPEIVYWLMGSLASITMDQLIMIIIPIIVGMIILLTLRWHMNLLAMGDEEAQSLGLNPTRVRLLIIAGCTLLTSAAVSVSGIIGWIGLVIPHMARMIVGPDNKILIPASLSFGASFLLLIDNISRAIISIEIPIGILTAIIGVPIFLYLLKRGYSEWA
- a CDS encoding sodium:solute symporter family protein, with product MNVMILAIVFIIYIFSLVFVGYYAYKKTNSSEDFMIAGKDTHPFIMAMSYGATFISTAAIVGFGGVASEYGMSVLWLAFLNIIIGVFIAFVFLGKRTRRMGHALNSLTFPEFLGKRFNSNFIHYFSGLVIFCAMPLYAAVVLIGAARFLESSLLIDFSIALLILSIIITFYVLFGGIRGVMYTDALQGSIMVVAMVFLLVFVYWLLGGIDIANTALTNMVNLYPANAIATGGTGWTAFPEFGTPFWWSLVSSTLIGVGIGVLAQPSLIVRFMTVKSDKELNRSVLIGGIFIAIMPTTAYIVGSLSNVYFYDKLGKIAVDVVGGNIDKVIPTFITMALPEWFVYIFLLSLIAAAMSTISSQLHTQGTAFGVDIYGTLRNKSKQKLDQVSISRVGILIAIISALVMAFSLPGSVVALGTSLFFEICAAAFLPVFLGALYWKGITRLGAISGIISGTLVSLFWLMFVFKKTALGLGICKFVFGVETLLPVAPWPFIDVMLIAVPISAIFTIVVSLLTKPLEQEVIDKAFENIDEKGSDA
- a CDS encoding ABC transporter substrate-binding protein; translated protein: MEKKIKLIILMLIILIVLGVATHLFLTPSSVETEGSKNITDMLNRTVEVPNGVNNVIATSPPMTTVLYMLSPEKLKAVNFQWTEDELKYVPSEYANLPVVGGWYGTQDGSYEEFIAAEPDIVIESIDEGGDGDAFTVQERQDKFGKIPVLAVKDTTNVEKIGDSISFMGEVIGTEDKANQLNEFNTKYLDIVHDKSSKLVDSNKKTVYYAASSDGLQTYPSGASHGQLIDLIGGKNVADSLNQGNTTSGVQVSIEQVIKLDPDVIITNDMHFYNKVYNDSSWAHLKAVKNKKVYVSPQSPFKWFDKPVGANMIIGVPWTAKVIYPEDYKDINMVDVTKEFYSNFYHFDLNDNQAKEILLDSGLKESNL
- a CDS encoding pyridoxamine 5'-phosphate oxidase family protein is translated as MSNIEKVDEILSKAEVFYLATVYGEKPKVRPLGFHLLIDGKIYFGVGTFKEVYKQIESNQNVEIAAWDGEHFLRYYGVADLTKNDAIVEKAFELMPEIAEMYEANGWEMGVFYLNDATAEIRNMMNVEETYEFKY
- a CDS encoding symporter small accessory protein encodes the protein MMILGIEDPMIWGVYVGIILSTLLCVVYGIVNWNNGD
- a CDS encoding carboxymuconolactone decarboxylase family protein, which produces MKELFSNFGRIQKNDPEFHEIFEKFAYGEVFEYSNLSEKESILVTLASLLACQSPKAFKKILLAALDMDLTAEEIKELLYQSVPYVGFARAHNFFGIVIKVFNKKGIELPLPNRSNTNPENRHKKGRELQDKYFGAEIIQMMNDNTPADQQHFNRFLEGFCFGDFYTRDGLNDQERELITFVFLASLGGCESQLMGHIQGNLNAGNDKEKLISALTVVMPYIGFPRTLNALSIVNESCE
- a CDS encoding FmdE family protein, whose product is MNEQDYDEQLAKAAKFHGHICGGIAIGTKLAMYGLELLGMEFNQKHKNLIVFLEIDRCMSDAVQSVTGCSMGKRTLKQMYYGKFAATFYNQDTGEALRITDADANKKFKDEETKEEMIDRFRRTLPEELFKVNKVKIELNPGDMPGKPYTTTFCSVCGEKVSDGRHILRGGKPICRSCAEGSYYELIED